Proteins from one Flavobacterium branchiarum genomic window:
- a CDS encoding JAB domain-containing protein encodes MNIKITDKEKISVTTASDLYEIMQRILLRENKIDSEKEHFWMIGLNMANVILYIELVSMGSVKATVVEPMNVYRVAVLKGATSVIAVHNHPSGNMTASASDKDETDRLIQVGKILNINLLDHLIISTEKYMSFANIGLMAELEQSVKYVPTYQIQERIRDRELELKKEKAKTDKLKETVITNLLKQNMTIEEIASVLNLTPKEVKDISKK; translated from the coding sequence ATGAATATCAAGATAACAGATAAAGAAAAAATTAGTGTAACTACGGCTTCTGATTTATACGAAATCATGCAACGCATTTTATTACGAGAAAATAAGATTGATAGTGAGAAGGAACACTTCTGGATGATTGGGCTCAATATGGCAAATGTTATTCTTTATATAGAATTAGTAAGCATGGGTAGCGTGAAAGCAACAGTTGTAGAACCAATGAATGTATATAGAGTTGCCGTGTTAAAAGGAGCAACAAGTGTTATCGCTGTTCATAATCATCCTAGCGGAAATATGACTGCATCTGCATCTGATAAAGATGAAACGGACCGATTAATACAAGTAGGAAAGATTCTTAATATTAACCTTTTAGATCACCTGATTATTAGCACTGAAAAATATATGAGTTTTGCTAATATTGGACTAATGGCCGAATTAGAGCAAAGTGTAAAATACGTTCCAACGTATCAAATACAAGAAAGAATTCGCGATCGAGAACTTGAATTAAAAAAAGAAAAGGCTAAAACGGATAAACTTAAAGAAACAGTTATTACTAATCTTCTAAAGCAGAATATGACAATAGAAGAAATAGCTTCTGTATTAAATCTTACTCCAAAAGAAGTTAAGGATATTAGTAAAAAGTAA
- a CDS encoding NAD(P)-binding domain-containing protein: MEIKIYNTIVIGGGQAGLATSFYLKQEGREHVVLEKGEIGNSWIAQRWDSFTFNTPNWMNTLPGLEIDNKKEAFMNRNEFVAYLNSYVDTFQLPVKANYEVISLTQDKSKNCFCIVTLHQGVLSEWRSINVIIASGAMNKGSLPEFSKTIPNQITQLHASEYKNPSQLPAGGVIVVGSGQSGCQIAEELILSGREVHLASSKVGRTPRRYKGKDLMEWLVLMGFMDVATAAVDSDVIRNPQPQVSGVGVLGHTISLQSLQRQGVSILGRFNGFENETFMFNNDATENIRFADKSSEKIKEMIDGYILKNNSIPTESELDPADLPDQDCISASHLRTLPLLESKISSIIWTTGFEADFSWIKIPILDNLGKPIHENGIAPLSGLYYIGFPWLSKRKSGIVFGIKEDAERIVSNLN; the protein is encoded by the coding sequence ATGGAAATCAAAATATATAACACCATCGTTATAGGCGGTGGACAAGCAGGATTAGCAACCAGTTTCTATCTAAAACAAGAAGGTCGTGAACATGTAGTTTTAGAAAAAGGGGAAATTGGAAATTCATGGATTGCACAGCGATGGGATTCTTTTACTTTTAACACCCCAAATTGGATGAATACGCTACCGGGATTAGAAATCGACAATAAAAAAGAGGCGTTCATGAATAGAAATGAGTTTGTTGCTTATCTGAATTCCTATGTTGATACATTTCAATTGCCAGTAAAAGCAAACTACGAAGTCATTTCGCTAACTCAGGATAAAAGCAAAAATTGTTTTTGCATTGTTACTTTGCATCAAGGAGTATTGTCCGAATGGAGATCTATCAACGTCATTATAGCTTCAGGTGCAATGAATAAAGGTTCATTACCTGAGTTTAGTAAAACTATTCCAAATCAAATTACACAATTGCATGCTTCAGAATATAAAAATCCTTCTCAATTGCCTGCAGGAGGAGTTATTGTTGTTGGTAGCGGACAATCAGGATGCCAAATAGCAGAAGAGCTCATTCTATCCGGACGAGAGGTACACCTAGCTAGTAGTAAAGTAGGACGCACGCCAAGACGTTACAAAGGAAAAGACCTGATGGAGTGGCTGGTTTTAATGGGGTTTATGGATGTAGCAACGGCAGCAGTAGATTCTGATGTCATTCGCAATCCACAACCACAAGTTTCGGGTGTTGGCGTATTAGGACATACCATTAGTTTGCAATCGCTACAGCGACAAGGAGTTTCTATTTTAGGAAGATTCAATGGTTTTGAAAATGAAACTTTTATGTTTAATAACGATGCGACAGAAAACATTCGTTTTGCAGACAAATCATCAGAGAAGATTAAAGAAATGATAGATGGTTATATTTTAAAAAACAATAGTATACCAACCGAAAGCGAATTAGATCCTGCAGATCTACCCGATCAAGATTGTATTTCGGCAAGCCATTTAAGGACATTACCGCTTTTAGAATCTAAAATCAGTTCCATTATATGGACAACTGGTTTTGAAGCAGATTTTAGCTGGATTAAAATTCCAATTTTAGACAATTTAGGAAAACCAATTCATGAAAACGGAATAGCTCCACTTTCGGGTCTTTACTATATTGGCTTTCCGTGGTTGAGTAAGCGAAAATCAGGAATTGTCTTTGGTATAAAAGAAGATGCCGAACGAATTGTAAGCAATCTAAATTGA
- a CDS encoding sce7725 family protein, translated as MYYPYLRARQFELISLRELIIENIIQNYVTPILEPVKDTFNNLNLAHKLFKENNFSAFLIVNPLVGELNGDVNTVLDYLDTIDDCCFLPAFHYTQNSDYISRSITDYNLSDCMLICYDNFTDDDDFRELCRQDFITHITLYEPHKYRNLDRFLKGLGKNYIRLDNVFERQLKNADFLDIQAHKFSEEHLFYQNENFDGFSDFTVLPSEFIDGGSTPRAVVIHLTYLNIEEENQIWIRHFTSNTNDSIANVQGKFAEAALKATNFCEVNGLENSAIAELRNYYLNGRYPGLGTVKKISIKNHLNVVRNYLESRNNE; from the coding sequence ATGTACTATCCTTATTTACGCGCAAGACAATTTGAACTAATTTCTTTACGAGAACTTATAATAGAAAATATCATTCAAAATTATGTTACTCCGATATTAGAACCAGTTAAAGACACATTTAATAATTTAAATTTAGCTCATAAATTATTTAAAGAAAATAATTTTAGTGCATTTTTAATAGTTAATCCTTTGGTTGGAGAATTAAATGGAGATGTTAATACTGTTTTGGATTATTTAGATACAATAGATGATTGTTGTTTTTTGCCAGCATTTCATTACACACAAAATTCAGATTATATAAGTCGAAGTATAACTGATTATAATTTAAGTGATTGTATGTTGATTTGTTATGATAATTTTACAGATGATGATGATTTTAGAGAATTATGTAGGCAAGATTTTATTACGCACATCACATTGTATGAGCCTCATAAGTACAGAAATCTTGATCGTTTTTTAAAAGGTTTGGGAAAAAATTATATCCGTTTGGATAACGTATTTGAAAGACAACTTAAGAATGCTGATTTTTTAGATATTCAAGCACATAAATTTTCGGAAGAACATCTTTTTTACCAAAATGAAAATTTCGACGGATTTTCTGATTTTACTGTTTTACCTAGTGAATTTATTGATGGAGGAAGTACTCCGCGTGCTGTGGTGATTCATTTAACATATTTAAATATAGAAGAAGAAAATCAAATTTGGATTAGGCATTTTACTTCTAATACAAATGATTCTATTGCTAACGTACAGGGGAAATTTGCAGAAGCAGCTTTGAAGGCGACTAATTTTTGTGAGGTAAATGGATTAGAGAATTCTGCGATAGCCGAATTACGTAATTATTATTTAAATGGTAGATACCCAGGTCTTGGAACTGTAAAGAAAATATCAATAAAAAATCATCTTAATGTTGTTAGGAATTATTTAGAGAGTAGAAATAATGAATAA
- a CDS encoding AraC family transcriptional regulator yields MLTIDRTSLKRKDFLNFREKEIRIEQTENEGFFHFNEVSFDALQFIRCQYQIANPKTIQLNIEDAVLEMHFRLGGESVMVHPQTINVNGGNHTLFYQQDNNPEIIMSPTTKGNFLEIRIGAKHFERLLSSEIPVVNNLIESGRNKVWPGHQLSITPKIYNLINEISNSPYSGKLNMLFLEAKMTELLLLQTTLFNEADFSKPFSFKNSDRIKFYEAQEFMNAHYMESYTIRQIASSIGINERKLTQGFKELFGLTVFEYINDLRMNKAKQLLLDDKKYVGEVAETVGYKNQQHFTVAFKKKFGMLPSKLK; encoded by the coding sequence ATGCTAACCATTGATCGTACTAGTTTAAAAAGAAAAGATTTCTTGAATTTTCGAGAAAAAGAGATTAGAATCGAACAAACGGAGAATGAAGGTTTTTTTCATTTCAACGAAGTTTCATTTGATGCTTTGCAATTTATTAGATGCCAATATCAAATTGCCAATCCTAAAACGATTCAGCTTAATATTGAAGATGCGGTACTTGAAATGCATTTTAGACTTGGTGGAGAAAGTGTAATGGTACATCCTCAAACTATAAATGTGAATGGCGGAAATCATACTTTGTTCTACCAACAAGATAATAATCCTGAAATTATTATGTCGCCAACCACAAAAGGTAATTTTTTAGAAATTCGGATAGGTGCAAAACATTTTGAACGTTTGCTATCAAGTGAAATTCCTGTAGTAAATAATCTAATAGAATCTGGTAGAAATAAGGTGTGGCCAGGTCATCAATTATCGATTACGCCCAAGATATACAACTTGATAAATGAAATAAGTAATTCACCTTATTCGGGAAAACTTAATATGTTGTTCTTAGAAGCTAAAATGACAGAACTTTTGTTGCTACAAACGACTTTATTTAATGAAGCAGATTTTTCAAAGCCGTTTTCATTTAAAAATTCCGATAGAATTAAATTTTATGAAGCGCAAGAATTTATGAATGCCCATTATATGGAAAGTTACACGATTAGACAAATTGCCTCTTCTATCGGTATTAACGAACGAAAACTAACTCAAGGTTTTAAAGAACTCTTTGGATTAACTGTATTTGAGTATATAAACGATTTAAGGATGAATAAGGCAAAACAGTTATTATTGGATGATAAAAAATATGTGGGAGAAGTTGCAGAAACGGTAGGATATAAAAATCAGCAAC
- a CDS encoding serine hydrolase produces MKKTHQITKSRLLLIFILFPTLFFGQKDIATNLAKYMQAQVDINNFSGTVIVTKNGSVLLKKAYGLADYEWDIKNTVDTKFQLASVTKQFTATAILLLVENGKLSLDDKLSKFFPDYPKADKVTIHMLLCHSSGLGMGFKELAISTVSADEAYNEIKKMPYEFEPGTKSEYSNIGYYLLGKIIEKVSGEKYAVYLKKNIFDKVGMKNTGVSNNDSIISKKARVYHKTEKGYVQNPYINWTFNIGHDGVYSTLDDLALWDKALYGTTILSAEMKKKMFTSYNNQTYGYGLMINPFYNQGHQLIAHDGGFFGTMTSFNRFTDDGIFIAVLSNNESPSHIIAYSLAAIAFQKEVELPYKHHQIKADITQYDKYTGKYGEIEIIKNGEKLYYNNSEIELLPESKTKFFRADNNDRTVEFVLNKSGMYNSIILTKGGVKEIIMKNNL; encoded by the coding sequence ATGAAAAAGACGCACCAAATAACCAAATCGAGATTGCTTTTAATTTTCATTCTTTTTCCAACACTATTTTTTGGACAAAAAGACATAGCTACTAATCTGGCTAAGTATATGCAAGCTCAAGTCGATATTAACAATTTTAGCGGTACTGTTATTGTCACAAAAAACGGTTCAGTTTTACTAAAAAAAGCTTACGGATTAGCGGACTACGAATGGGATATTAAAAACACAGTAGATACCAAATTTCAATTGGCTTCGGTAACCAAACAATTTACTGCAACAGCTATTCTGCTATTGGTAGAAAACGGAAAATTATCTCTTGACGATAAGCTAAGCAAATTTTTTCCTGATTACCCAAAAGCCGATAAAGTTACTATTCACATGCTTTTATGTCATTCTTCTGGACTGGGTATGGGTTTTAAAGAATTGGCAATAAGTACTGTTTCGGCAGATGAAGCATATAATGAAATAAAAAAAATGCCTTATGAGTTTGAGCCAGGAACTAAAAGCGAATACAGTAATATTGGATATTATTTGTTAGGTAAGATTATTGAAAAAGTATCTGGTGAAAAATACGCCGTTTATTTAAAGAAAAACATCTTTGATAAAGTAGGAATGAAGAATACAGGAGTCAGTAATAATGATTCGATAATTTCAAAAAAAGCAAGGGTTTATCATAAAACCGAAAAAGGATATGTTCAGAATCCATACATCAATTGGACGTTTAACATCGGGCATGATGGAGTTTATTCTACCCTAGACGATTTGGCTTTGTGGGATAAAGCGCTTTATGGTACAACTATCTTATCTGCAGAAATGAAAAAGAAAATGTTTACTTCTTATAACAATCAAACATATGGTTACGGACTTATGATTAATCCATTTTACAATCAGGGGCATCAACTGATTGCACATGATGGCGGTTTCTTTGGTACAATGACCTCTTTTAACCGATTTACCGATGATGGAATTTTTATTGCGGTGCTATCTAATAACGAATCTCCTTCGCATATCATTGCGTATAGTCTTGCTGCAATTGCTTTTCAAAAAGAAGTAGAACTTCCGTACAAACACCATCAAATAAAAGCAGACATTACCCAATATGACAAGTATACGGGTAAATATGGCGAAATTGAAATAATCAAAAACGGAGAAAAATTATATTATAACAACTCCGAAATTGAACTTTTACCTGAATCTAAAACAAAATTTTTTAGAGCAGATAATAATGACAGAACTGTAGAATTTGTACTGAATAAATCGGGAATGTACAATTCTATAATTTTAACAAAAGGAGGCGTAAAAGAAATTATAATGAAAAATAATCTGTAA
- a CDS encoding RES family NAD+ phosphorylase gives MNNVCTNCFSDRELKAYIDIQSNKGECTFCGTSGIEIIDVCELYDFFKELLDNFQKKENGQPLKNLIQGNWSLFSSAELSYSILNFVIHNIDTDILSSDDFVDFNEDIFENVNYWDKLKEQLIWERRYLTDINYLTDELGWDGFFNSQIALTKETVLYRARLHNKSEENSYTHSEMFCPPKKISSAGRANSRGIPFLYLSDNRETILYEIRASYLDEISIGTFALKDDLKELIYISDFTESPTIFHPSRVNERIKSTLLKQKISVDLSKPMRRYDSELDYIPTQFICEFIKIYTGVKGIKFRSSLHTMGNNLVLFDQEIVQCNHVEKVRVKKVQISI, from the coding sequence ATGAATAACGTTTGTACAAATTGTTTTTCAGATAGAGAACTAAAAGCATATATAGACATTCAATCTAATAAAGGAGAATGTACTTTTTGTGGTACTAGTGGAATTGAAATTATTGATGTTTGTGAATTATATGATTTTTTTAAAGAGCTACTGGATAATTTTCAAAAAAAAGAAAATGGACAACCGTTAAAAAATTTAATACAAGGTAATTGGAGTCTTTTTTCTTCTGCGGAACTTTCTTATAGTATTTTGAATTTTGTAATTCATAATATTGATACTGATATCCTTAGTTCTGATGATTTCGTTGATTTTAATGAAGATATCTTTGAGAATGTGAATTATTGGGATAAATTAAAAGAGCAACTTATTTGGGAAAGGAGATATTTGACGGATATAAATTATTTGACAGATGAATTAGGATGGGATGGGTTTTTTAATAGTCAAATAGCTTTAACAAAAGAGACAGTGCTATATAGGGCTAGATTACATAATAAAAGTGAAGAGAATTCATATACTCATTCTGAAATGTTCTGTCCTCCAAAAAAGATTTCATCAGCGGGTAGAGCAAATTCAAGAGGTATTCCTTTTTTGTATCTAAGTGATAATAGGGAAACTATACTTTATGAAATTAGGGCATCTTATTTGGATGAAATATCTATTGGAACTTTTGCTTTAAAAGACGATTTAAAAGAGCTAATTTATATATCTGACTTTACTGAATCTCCAACCATTTTTCATCCATCAAGAGTAAATGAAAGAATTAAATCGACTTTATTAAAACAAAAAATAAGTGTTGATTTATCAAAGCCAATGAGAAGATATGATTCTGAACTAGATTATATCCCTACTCAATTTATTTGTGAATTTATTAAGATTTATACTGGGGTAAAAGGAATAAAATTTAGAAGTTCTTTGCATACAATGGGAAATAATCTTGTTCTTTTTGACCAAGAAATTGTTCAATGTAACCATGTAGAAAAGGTTAGAGTTAAAAAGGTTCAGATATCTATTTGA
- a CDS encoding sce7726 family protein: protein MKTSYKINQLRDYSTLFSRSEVNRWMKNDFDSINLKIQRYDSNILNKKVNYLKYLKDVYKILRKFYANEYIYKNEFLNKWLIKELGTSESIIYNEFRLGKAIADLVMFNGCSKVFEIKTLLDKESRLNSQLQEYKKIFNEVYVIVPISKIEKYSLYDDSVGIISYDQENSRFDLIRNSVKNLTIDSNSIMEILHTKEYKSIVGDYHGEFPDCNDFDQYEIGKQLINEIPAEELNKLFIKTMKKRKINNNLCNKENKEFNQIFLSQNLSEMQKIKLFNNLNSLISY from the coding sequence TTGAAAACTTCATATAAAATTAATCAACTACGAGATTATTCGACTTTATTTTCTAGGTCAGAGGTGAATAGGTGGATGAAAAATGATTTCGACTCAATAAATTTAAAAATTCAGAGATACGACTCAAATATTTTAAATAAAAAAGTTAATTATTTAAAATATTTGAAGGATGTATACAAGATTTTACGAAAATTTTATGCAAATGAATATATTTATAAAAATGAGTTCTTAAATAAATGGTTGATAAAGGAGCTTGGTACCTCAGAATCTATAATTTATAATGAATTTAGATTAGGGAAAGCAATTGCAGATTTAGTAATGTTTAATGGTTGTTCAAAAGTGTTTGAAATTAAAACATTGTTAGATAAAGAATCTAGATTAAACTCGCAGCTGCAAGAGTATAAAAAAATATTTAATGAGGTTTATGTTATTGTTCCTATTTCAAAAATAGAAAAGTACAGCTTATACGATGATAGTGTTGGAATTATTTCTTATGACCAAGAGAATAGTCGATTTGATTTAATAAGGAATTCAGTTAAAAACTTGACTATTGATTCGAATTCAATTATGGAAATACTCCATACAAAAGAATATAAGAGTATTGTTGGAGATTATCATGGTGAATTTCCTGATTGTAACGATTTTGATCAATATGAGATTGGAAAACAGCTTATTAATGAAATTCCAGCAGAAGAATTAAATAAATTATTTATTAAAACTATGAAAAAAAGAAAAATAAATAATAATTTATGCAATAAAGAAAATAAGGAATTTAATCAGATTTTCTTGTCCCAAAACCTAAGTGAAATGCAAAAAATAAAATTGTTTAATAATTTAAATTCATTAATTTCTTATTAA
- a CDS encoding MarR family winged helix-turn-helix transcriptional regulator, whose protein sequence is MKKNNPTGTVLYTIEQTIKEYRKISQKNISQIVNDITVDQALVLIIIDKNSNYSQKEIAELIFKDNASITRIIELMVKKDYLTRKTNESDRRKFNLEITEKGKKTIELLNPAILKNRQTALEGLSEDEIELLDKILTKIILNCKK, encoded by the coding sequence ATGAAAAAAAATAATCCAACAGGAACTGTCCTTTATACAATTGAGCAAACAATAAAAGAGTATCGAAAAATTTCACAGAAAAACATTAGCCAAATCGTAAATGATATTACAGTTGACCAAGCTTTAGTACTTATCATTATTGATAAAAACTCCAATTATTCTCAGAAAGAAATAGCCGAATTAATTTTTAAAGACAATGCTTCGATTACTAGAATTATTGAGTTAATGGTTAAAAAAGATTATCTAACACGAAAAACAAACGAATCTGACAGAAGAAAATTCAACCTAGAAATCACCGAAAAAGGCAAAAAAACAATTGAATTATTAAATCCAGCTATTCTTAAAAACAGACAAACTGCCCTTGAAGGATTGTCGGAAGATGAAATTGAATTACTAGACAAAATACTAACCAAGATAATTTTAAACTGCAAAAAATAA